The DNA region CCTCAAATCAATGCAGACAGAAAGCAGATTAAAAGGGTTATAATCAATCTTGTAAAAAATAGTATTGAAGCTTGTAAATCCGGTGATCAGATTAAATTATTAACAATGCCTTCCGATAAAAATGAATATTCTGTGAAGCTTGTTGTTTCTGACAGTGGAAGTGGAATGGATGAAGATATTCTCGGGAAAATTTTTAATCCTGATTTTACAACCA from bacterium includes:
- a CDS encoding ATP-binding protein, with protein sequence PQINADRKQIKRVIINLVKNSIEACKSGDQIKLLTMPSDKNEYSVKLVVSDSGSGMDEDILGKIFNPDFTTKRKGTGLGLVIISKIIEDHGGKIEVSSVKNQGTTIVIYL